A DNA window from Halomonas zincidurans B6 contains the following coding sequences:
- the modA gene encoding molybdate ABC transporter substrate-binding protein, with protein sequence MATLPARVTHPRCRPSLPGIAGPWLLIAVLMAALGLAPTARAETSVYIYAAASLGDALDAAIARYEARRGVDIVPVYAASSTAARQIANGAPAELYFSANERWMDWLGGQGIALTERSDLLHNQLVLIAPRDGDTRPITLGAGNALAARLGDGRRLAVGDPAHVPAGIYAKQALQSLGEWQALKPRLARADNVRAALALVERGEAPLGIVYQTDARASDRVRALATFPADSHTPITYPLALVGESPSDAARNFRDWLASEQALAIFKDFGFATIKPGER encoded by the coding sequence ATGGCCACCCTGCCGGCAAGAGTCACCCACCCGCGTTGCCGCCCTTCACTGCCGGGCATCGCCGGGCCGTGGCTGCTCATCGCCGTGCTCATGGCGGCACTCGGCCTGGCCCCGACGGCACGCGCCGAAACCAGCGTGTACATCTACGCCGCGGCATCACTCGGCGACGCGCTGGACGCGGCCATCGCCCGCTACGAGGCCCGCCGCGGGGTGGACATCGTGCCGGTCTACGCCGCCTCCTCGACCGCCGCACGCCAGATCGCCAACGGCGCCCCCGCCGAGCTGTACTTCTCCGCCAACGAGCGCTGGATGGATTGGCTCGGCGGACAGGGCATCGCGCTGACCGAGCGCAGCGACCTGTTGCACAATCAGCTGGTGCTGATCGCTCCGCGCGACGGCGACACTCGGCCCATCACCCTGGGCGCCGGGAACGCGCTGGCGGCGCGGCTCGGCGATGGACGCCGCCTGGCGGTGGGCGATCCCGCCCACGTCCCGGCCGGCATCTACGCCAAGCAGGCCCTGCAGTCGCTGGGCGAATGGCAGGCGCTGAAGCCGCGCCTGGCGCGGGCCGACAACGTGCGCGCCGCGCTGGCGCTGGTCGAGCGCGGCGAGGCGCCGCTGGGCATCGTCTATCAGACCGACGCCCGCGCCAGCGACCGGGTCCGCGCACTCGCCACCTTCCCCGCCGACAGCCATACGCCGATAACCTACCCGCTGGCGCTGGTCGGCGAGTCGCCCAGCGACGCGGCCCGGAATTTCCGCGACTGGCTGGCCAGCGAACAGGCGTTGGCGATCTTCAAGGACTTCGGCTTCGCCACGATCAAGCCGGGCGAGCGCTGA
- the modB gene encoding molybdate ABC transporter permease subunit: MPPLSEVEREAIAISLKVAGSAVGWILLPGIALAWLLARRDFRGKALLDGMLHLPLVLPPVVVGYLLLLSLGRQGWLGQWLDRLFGISLPFTWQGAAIAGGIMAFPLLVRAVRLSLEAVDPKLEAAASTLGANRWRVLATITLPLALPGVITGTLLAFARALSEFGATMTFAANIPGETRTLPLALYSLIQTPGQEAAAARLSVLSIAIAMLALLASEWLARRARRRISERDG, translated from the coding sequence ATGCCGCCACTTTCGGAAGTCGAGCGCGAGGCCATCGCCATCAGCCTCAAGGTCGCCGGCAGTGCGGTGGGCTGGATACTGCTGCCGGGCATCGCTCTGGCCTGGCTGCTGGCGCGTCGCGATTTTCGCGGCAAGGCGCTGCTCGACGGCATGCTGCATCTGCCGCTGGTGCTGCCGCCGGTGGTGGTCGGCTATCTGTTGCTGCTCTCGCTCGGCCGTCAGGGCTGGCTGGGCCAGTGGCTGGATCGACTGTTCGGGATCAGCCTGCCGTTCACCTGGCAGGGCGCGGCGATCGCCGGCGGGATCATGGCGTTTCCGCTGCTGGTGCGCGCGGTGCGGCTCTCGCTGGAGGCCGTCGATCCCAAGCTCGAGGCCGCCGCCAGCACCCTGGGCGCCAACCGCTGGCGGGTGCTGGCGACCATCACCCTGCCGCTGGCGCTGCCCGGGGTGATTACCGGCACCCTGCTGGCCTTCGCCCGGGCGCTGTCGGAATTCGGCGCCACCATGACCTTCGCCGCCAACATCCCCGGCGAGACGCGCACCCTGCCGCTGGCGCTGTACAGCCTGATCCAGACCCCCGGCCAGGAGGCCGCCGCCGCTCGGCTGAGCGTGCTGTCGATCGCCATCGCCATGCTCGCACTGCTGGCCTCGGAGTGGCTGGCCCGGCGCGCCCGGCGACGCATCAGCGAGCGCGACGGATGA
- the modC gene encoding molybdenum ABC transporter ATP-binding protein encodes MSRLHDAGSGGLALDVTQRLGNFELAAELALPASGVTALFGASGSGKTSLLRLIAGLDSPDSGRIRLAGETLVDTRRGVFVAAHRRRLGVVFQEARLFPHYRVRGNLSYGMPRANRLPGGAASANFETVVALLGIGALLDRLPGTLSGGEARRVAIGRALLSQPRMLLLDEPLSGLDAPRKRELLRYIGELARRVDIPILFVSHVPEELTAIADHLVVLEHGRVRAQGRLEELLLRFDLTEQLGGFDAASLLEAHLADHDERYALSTLRLADGQTLTVPRVDAPLGVRLRLRVPIRDVALALTPLAHTSFRNQLAASVERIDRPDSERAGEQSAVEVGLRLGEQPLRARLTRKSLDELGLEEGMPVVALVRSVAFAERLT; translated from the coding sequence ATGAGCCGCCTGCACGACGCCGGCTCGGGGGGGCTGGCGCTCGACGTGACCCAGCGCCTCGGCAACTTCGAACTGGCGGCCGAGCTGGCGCTGCCGGCCAGCGGCGTGACCGCGCTGTTCGGCGCTTCGGGCAGCGGCAAGACCAGTCTGCTGCGGCTGATCGCCGGTCTCGACAGCCCCGACAGCGGGCGTATCCGACTCGCCGGCGAGACGCTGGTCGATACCCGGCGCGGCGTGTTCGTGGCCGCGCATCGCCGCCGCCTGGGGGTGGTCTTTCAGGAAGCCCGGCTGTTCCCGCATTACCGGGTACGCGGCAACCTGAGCTACGGCATGCCGCGCGCCAATCGCCTGCCGGGTGGCGCTGCGAGCGCCAATTTCGAGACCGTCGTCGCGCTACTGGGCATCGGGGCGCTGCTGGATCGCCTGCCCGGCACCCTCTCGGGCGGCGAGGCACGCCGGGTGGCGATCGGCCGGGCGCTGCTGAGTCAGCCACGCATGCTGCTGCTGGACGAGCCGCTGAGCGGGCTCGACGCGCCGCGCAAGCGTGAGCTGTTGCGTTACATCGGCGAGTTGGCGAGGCGCGTCGACATTCCCATCCTGTTCGTCAGCCATGTCCCCGAGGAACTCACCGCGATCGCCGATCACCTGGTGGTGCTCGAACACGGCCGGGTGCGCGCGCAGGGCCGCCTCGAGGAGCTGTTGCTGCGCTTCGACCTGACCGAGCAGTTGGGCGGCTTCGATGCCGCCTCGCTGCTCGAGGCGCACCTGGCCGACCATGATGAGCGCTATGCGCTGAGCACGCTGCGCCTCGCCGACGGCCAGACGCTGACCGTGCCCCGGGTCGATGCGCCATTGGGCGTCCGGCTGCGCCTGCGCGTGCCGATCCGCGATGTCGCGCTGGCCCTGACGCCCCTCGCGCACACCAGCTTCCGCAATCAGCTCGCGGCCAGCGTCGAGCGCATCGACCGACCGGACAGCGAGCGGGCCGGCGAACAGAGCGCCGTCGAGGTAGGCCTGCGCCTCGGCGAGCAACCGCTACGCGCGCGCCTGACGCGCAAGTCCCTCGACGAACTGGGGCTCGAGGAAGGCATGCCGGTGGTCGCGCTGGTGCGCAGCGTGGCCTTCGCCGAACGGCTGACATGA
- a CDS encoding phasin family protein, with amino-acid sequence MATSNNFDQATQQLESMFLGPARAYAAMTVDYTEKVLNTQLDFAKACTDTYLGQARSMLDVRDAEGLRNYVQQQQKTAKDLGERFKDDAEKVVALNQDFAQKSQKLVEDNIQTASKTAASKTK; translated from the coding sequence ATGGCGACCAGCAACAATTTCGACCAGGCAACCCAGCAGTTGGAATCGATGTTCCTCGGCCCGGCGCGCGCCTACGCGGCAATGACCGTGGATTACACCGAGAAGGTGCTCAACACCCAGCTCGATTTCGCCAAGGCCTGCACCGACACCTACCTGGGTCAGGCCCGCTCGATGCTCGACGTACGCGATGCCGAAGGCCTGCGCAATTACGTCCAGCAGCAGCAGAAGACGGCCAAGGATCTGGGCGAGCGTTTCAAGGACGACGCCGAGAAGGTCGTTGCCCTGAACCAGGACTTCGCTCAGAAGAGCCAGAAGCTGGTCGAGGACAACATTCAGACGGCCAGCAAGACCGCCGCCAGCAAGACCAAGTAA
- a CDS encoding ABC transporter ATP-binding protein produces the protein MIRIDNVSKAFGGLQAVRGVSFEVTQGSITGLIGPNGAGKSTLFNIVAGLFSPSSGRVLLDGQDITGLPPHTLFHRGLVRTFQIPHEFSRMTVRENLMVVPPDQSGENLFNTWLRWGKVKRQDSEVLDRVDDVLKFLEITHVADELAGNLSGGQKKLLDLGRTMMTDAKVVLLDEPGAGVNRTLLGKIREAILRLNRERGYTFCVIEHDMDLISALCEPVHVMANGALIASGSMEALRRNEEVREAYLGGGASGRMGEATGKPATDQGAPS, from the coding sequence TTGATTCGAATCGACAACGTCTCCAAGGCGTTCGGCGGCCTGCAGGCGGTACGGGGCGTTTCCTTCGAGGTGACGCAAGGCAGCATCACCGGGCTGATCGGCCCCAACGGGGCCGGCAAGAGCACGCTGTTCAATATCGTCGCCGGCCTCTTTTCGCCTTCCAGCGGCCGCGTGCTGCTCGATGGCCAGGACATCACCGGGCTGCCGCCGCATACGCTGTTTCACCGCGGCCTGGTGCGCACCTTCCAGATTCCGCATGAATTCTCGCGCATGACGGTGCGCGAGAACCTGATGGTGGTTCCGCCCGACCAGAGCGGCGAGAACCTGTTCAACACCTGGCTGCGCTGGGGCAAGGTCAAGCGGCAGGACAGCGAGGTGCTGGACCGCGTCGACGATGTGCTCAAGTTTCTCGAGATCACCCACGTCGCCGACGAGCTGGCCGGCAACTTGTCGGGCGGTCAGAAGAAGCTGCTCGATCTGGGCCGCACGATGATGACCGACGCCAAGGTGGTCTTGCTCGACGAGCCCGGCGCCGGCGTCAATCGCACCCTGCTCGGCAAGATTCGCGAGGCGATCCTGCGGCTCAACCGCGAGCGCGGCTACACCTTCTGCGTCATCGAACACGACATGGACCTGATCTCGGCGCTGTGCGAGCCGGTTCACGTGATGGCCAACGGCGCGCTGATCGCCTCCGGCTCGATGGAGGCGCTGCGCCGGAACGAGGAGGTCCGCGAGGCCTATCTGGGCGGTGGCGCCAGCGGCCGGATGGGCGAAGCGACCGGCAAGCCCGCAACCGATCAAGGAGCGCCCTCATGA
- a CDS encoding ABC transporter ATP-binding protein, translating to MSSLLEAKGLYGGYGGADILKGTDLRVESDEIVVIVGPNGAGKSTAMKAVFGLLRIRQGQILYHGEAITNSKPEQMVRRGIAYVPQEKNVFPSMTVRENLEMGAYLMKGDLSKRLDTVYTLFPKLAERRRQQAGLMSGGERQMVAMGRALMIDPQLLMLDEPTAGLSPLLIDETFERIREINAQGIGVLMVEQNAKQALAIASRGYVLATGSNRHEDTGPNLLANPEVAEMFLGG from the coding sequence ATGAGCAGCCTGCTCGAAGCCAAGGGTCTCTACGGCGGCTATGGCGGTGCCGACATCCTCAAGGGCACCGACCTGCGCGTGGAGAGCGACGAGATCGTGGTCATCGTCGGCCCCAACGGCGCCGGCAAGTCCACCGCCATGAAGGCGGTGTTCGGCCTGTTGCGGATTCGCCAAGGCCAGATCCTCTACCATGGCGAGGCGATCACCAACTCAAAGCCCGAACAGATGGTTCGCCGTGGCATCGCTTATGTGCCCCAGGAGAAGAACGTCTTCCCGTCGATGACGGTGCGCGAGAACCTCGAGATGGGCGCCTACCTGATGAAAGGCGACCTGTCCAAGCGCCTCGACACGGTCTACACGCTGTTCCCCAAGCTCGCCGAGCGCCGCCGCCAGCAGGCTGGCCTGATGTCCGGCGGCGAGCGCCAGATGGTCGCCATGGGCCGCGCGCTGATGATCGATCCGCAGCTGTTGATGCTCGACGAACCCACCGCCGGCCTCTCGCCGCTGCTGATCGACGAGACCTTCGAACGCATCCGGGAGATCAACGCTCAGGGCATCGGCGTGCTGATGGTCGAACAGAACGCCAAGCAGGCACTGGCCATCGCCAGCCGCGGCTACGTGCTGGCCACCGGCAGTAACCGCCACGAAGACACCGGCCCCAACCTGTTGGCCAACCCGGAAGTCGCCGAAATGTTCCTGGGAGGCTGA
- a CDS encoding branched-chain amino acid ABC transporter permease produces MSDILQLLVYGLILGSVLTMGAIGVSMIFGILRFAHFAHGDFMTLGAYLGLSFISAFGLSAWWALPAAMVGMAVIAVFIDQVLYRRIRRTQPVILLIASFGMALILRSLVQLIWGSNNQTYASGIQFPWRLDWLGGLRLKPDQLWIMLISLGLVAGVHLFLTRTRLGKAMRAMSDNMDLALVSGIPAERVIMVTWVIGGALAAAAGVFLGIDTRLHPVMGWTTLLPVFAAAILGGIGRPYGAIAGGMIIGVSMEMSTLLIPAAYKPAVAFAIMVGMLILRPQGIFKGTV; encoded by the coding sequence ATGTCCGATATTCTGCAACTGCTCGTCTACGGCCTGATACTGGGCAGCGTGCTGACCATGGGCGCGATCGGCGTGTCGATGATCTTCGGCATCCTGCGCTTCGCGCACTTCGCGCATGGCGACTTCATGACCCTCGGCGCCTACCTGGGGCTGTCCTTCATCTCGGCCTTCGGGTTGAGCGCATGGTGGGCGCTGCCCGCGGCGATGGTCGGCATGGCGGTGATCGCGGTATTCATCGACCAGGTACTCTATCGGCGCATTCGCCGCACCCAGCCGGTGATCCTGCTGATCGCCTCGTTCGGCATGGCGCTGATCCTGCGCAGCCTGGTGCAGCTGATCTGGGGTTCCAACAACCAGACCTACGCCTCGGGCATCCAGTTTCCCTGGCGCCTCGACTGGCTGGGCGGGCTGCGCCTCAAGCCCGATCAGCTGTGGATCATGCTGATCTCGTTGGGCCTGGTCGCCGGCGTGCATCTGTTCCTGACGCGTACCCGGCTGGGCAAGGCGATGCGCGCGATGTCCGACAACATGGACCTGGCGCTGGTCTCGGGGATTCCCGCCGAGCGTGTGATCATGGTCACCTGGGTGATCGGCGGCGCGCTGGCGGCGGCGGCCGGGGTATTCCTGGGCATCGACACGCGTCTGCACCCGGTGATGGGCTGGACCACGCTGCTGCCGGTATTCGCCGCAGCGATCCTCGGCGGCATCGGCCGGCCCTACGGTGCCATCGCCGGCGGCATGATCATCGGCGTGTCGATGGAAATGTCGACGCTGCTGATCCCCGCCGCCTACAAGCCCGCCGTGGCCTTCGCGATCATGGTCGGCATGCTCATTCTGCGTCCGCAGGGTATCTTCAAGGGGACTGTGTGA